A single genomic interval of Aedes aegypti strain LVP_AGWG chromosome 1, AaegL5.0 Primary Assembly, whole genome shotgun sequence harbors:
- the LOC5578655 gene encoding fibrous sheath CABYR-binding protein gives MTTKVTVLVLLAVSTFYPGPALGGLLRTPKVYNAVITTDENLTPSRAYPVVQPVVHEAGLAYPFGAFGPFGLYNAFNSYPGFYQPQPSSAAGSPGAAVAQQVQGRNNAYYAPRNPEPQLQDAPIETLPGARPPAETNLPLREAPVPEVIPVPNNSIAPKAPEGPRPNYEERPATQNNPLQLNEFGLPPSLIPLSSYNGAPAQHQQAYNLPGYPYNFPVLYDSFGNYNPTQYQSVLPPFGYFPQLAQPNPYFAQNVVPNGPLNNAVDPQQINRSGREQDLPEPTKEDLQNAPQEGKEAAAESQTEAEPTEGAKSEESTTVQNIPDSIKNNANKNKDIPDVPPPPIPSGAKEADQ, from the exons GTCACGGTGCTCGTACTGTTAGCGGTGTCAACGTTTTACCCGGGCCCAGCCCTCGGCGGTCTACTGAGGACACCAAAGGTCTACAATGCAGTCATAACGACCGACGAGAATTTGACCCCGAGCCGAGCCTATCCCGTGGTGCAGCCGGTGGTTCATGAGGCGGGTCTGGCCTATCCATTCGGGGCGTTTGGGCCCTTCGGTCTCTACAATGCGTTCAACTCGTACCCAGGATTCTATCAACCACAACCGTCGTCAGCTGCTGGTTCACCGGGAGCGGCTGTTGCCCAGCAGGTGCAAGGTCGCAACAATGCGTACTATGCCCCAAGGAATCCG GAACCACAACTACAAGATGCCCCCATTGAGACGTTGCCAGGTGCAAGACCTCCAGCAGAAACAAATCTTCCACTTCGAGAGGCTCCAGTCCCAGAAGTTATCCCTGTACCAAACAACAGCATCGCACCGAAAGCGCCTGAAGGTCCACGACCCAATTACGAAGAACGCCCAGCCACTCAGAACAATCCGCTCCAGTTGAACGAATTCGGTCTACCACCCAGTCTGATTCCACTATCTTCCTACAATGGTGCCCCGGCTCAACACCAACAAGCGTACAACCTGCCTGGATACCCATACAACTTCCCGGTCCTTTACGATTCTTTCGGAAACTACAACCCAACACAATACCAATCCGTGCTGCCACCTTTCGGATACTTCCCCCAACTGGCTCAACCGAATCCTTACTTTGCCCAAAATGTTGTCCCCAACGGACCACTGAACAACGCTGTCGATCCGCAGCAAATCAATCGTAGCGGCCGTGAACAGGACCTTCCGGAGCCCACGAAAGAAGATCTGCAAAATGCCCCTCAAGAAGGCAAAGAGGCTGCTGCCGAAAGTCAAACCGAAGCGGAACCCACGGAAGGCGCCAAATCCGAGGAGAGCACAACCGTGCAAAATATCCCCGACAGCATCAAGAATAACGCCAACAAAAACAAGGATATCCCGGATGTGCCTCCACCTCCGATTCCATCCGGCGCCAAGGAAGCCGATCAGTAA